A genomic segment from Burkholderia plantarii encodes:
- the tssA gene encoding type VI secretion system protein TssA, with protein sequence MLPSDPTLLLAPIDDTAPTGPNLEYDAAFTELERLAMPTPERAMGDSLKAAQEPDWDKVAAAAEALFARTKDLRVAIYLTAAYTRRLGLAGWAAGLGLARGLLERYWDEVHPRLDADDDNDPTARANALMPLGDPQSVLGYFRLVPFVQSPRLGRFSLRDLRVATGAIQAAPSADGAPPPTLVDLDACCLDCAEPQLPDAAAQLAEAQTHAQALAALLRERLGTSSPDFAHLLADLAELRKFVDAQVARRFPERAAATAADDDAGAGPQAAAAADAAPQPAPGRIAGHDDVIRRLDEICDYYQRVEPSSPLPILLKRARRLVGKSFMEVLKDIAPGGLSELQTLSGPDAD encoded by the coding sequence ATGCTGCCATCCGACCCGACCCTGCTGCTCGCCCCGATCGACGACACGGCGCCGACCGGCCCGAACCTCGAATACGACGCCGCCTTCACCGAACTCGAACGCCTCGCGATGCCGACGCCCGAGCGCGCGATGGGCGACAGCCTGAAGGCCGCGCAGGAGCCCGACTGGGACAAGGTGGCAGCCGCCGCCGAGGCGCTGTTCGCGCGCACCAAGGACCTGCGCGTGGCGATCTACCTGACGGCGGCCTACACGCGCCGGCTGGGGCTGGCCGGCTGGGCCGCGGGCCTCGGCCTCGCGCGCGGACTGCTCGAACGCTATTGGGACGAGGTTCATCCGCGGCTCGACGCCGACGACGACAACGATCCGACCGCGCGCGCCAACGCGCTGATGCCGCTCGGCGATCCGCAAAGCGTGCTCGGCTACTTCCGGCTGGTGCCGTTCGTGCAATCGCCGCGCCTGGGCCGCTTCTCGCTGCGCGACCTGCGCGTGGCGACCGGCGCGATCCAGGCCGCGCCGTCGGCCGACGGCGCGCCGCCGCCCACCCTCGTCGATCTCGACGCCTGCTGCCTCGACTGCGCCGAGCCGCAGCTGCCCGACGCGGCCGCGCAGCTGGCCGAGGCGCAGACGCACGCGCAGGCGCTGGCCGCGCTGCTGCGCGAACGGCTCGGCACCTCGAGCCCCGACTTCGCGCATCTGCTGGCCGATCTCGCCGAGCTGCGTAAATTCGTGGACGCGCAGGTGGCCCGGCGCTTTCCGGAACGCGCGGCGGCAACGGCGGCCGATGACGACGCCGGCGCCGGCCCGCAAGCCGCGGCCGCGGCCGACGCCGCGCCGCAACCGGCGCCCGGCCGGATCGCCGGCCACGACGACGTGATTCGCCGCCTCGACGAAATCTGCGACTACTACCAACGAGTCGAGCCGTCCAGCCCGCTGCCGATCCTGCTCAAGCGCGCGCGGCGTCTGGTCGGCAAGAGTTTCATGGAGGTGCTGAAGGACATCGCGCCGGGCGGCCTGTCGGAGCTGCAGACGCTGTCGGGGCCGGACGCCGACTGA
- a CDS encoding RNA polymerase sigma factor, with product MSTADVESLPNLLPGMLPRLWAFSLRLCGNQHDAEDVLQRACVRGLERAHQLRPGTSPLSWMFSIVHSTWINELRARNVRSRSSMDWDDNFLETVPDPGARNPEETVMNGEVIAAVERLPEAQRIVMLLVAVEGLSYAEAADVLEVPIGTVMSRLSRARQTIGAQFGQRDAGTARAAPTQRAAR from the coding sequence ATGTCAACAGCGGATGTCGAGAGTCTGCCCAATCTGCTGCCGGGCATGCTGCCACGGCTCTGGGCGTTCTCCCTGCGCCTGTGCGGGAACCAGCACGACGCCGAGGACGTGCTGCAGCGCGCCTGCGTGCGAGGCCTCGAACGTGCCCATCAATTGCGGCCCGGCACCTCGCCGCTGAGTTGGATGTTCTCGATCGTCCATTCCACCTGGATCAACGAATTGCGCGCGCGCAACGTGCGCAGCCGTTCGAGCATGGATTGGGACGACAACTTCCTCGAAACCGTGCCCGATCCGGGCGCGCGCAATCCCGAGGAAACCGTGATGAACGGCGAGGTGATCGCCGCCGTCGAGCGCCTGCCCGAGGCGCAGCGCATCGTGATGCTGCTGGTGGCCGTCGAGGGGCTCAGCTACGCCGAGGCGGCCGACGTGCTCGAGGTGCCGATCGGCACCGTGATGAGCCGGCTCTCGCGCGCACGCCAGACCATCGGCGCGCAGTTCGGCCAGCGCGACGCGGGCACCGCGCGCGCCGCTCCCACCCAGCGAGCCGCGCGATGA